GTGAAAGCTGGGGAACGGGTGGATTCACCCTTGCCGATTATGATCAGGACGGAGATATGGATATTACCATAAGCCGCCGAAGCAATCAGACGGTGTATTGGTTCGAATATCAGGGTCCGGATAACTGGAAACAACATGTAGTAGGAAAAGGTGATGGGGATCAGCTCGGAGCCACTTCCCTGGACATTGATGGAAATGGTTATCCCGATCTGATTATGGGACGGTTCTGGTTTAAGAATCCCGGAAACCTGGAGGATAATCCCGACAAGGAATGGAAACGTTTTGATTATAACGGAGGATTGCCTGAAGAAAATCATGATATTGGTGCCGCTGATTTTGACCAGGATGGTGAAAAGGAGGTAGTTTGCTATAGTCAGGATGCAGGTAACGGAACGCTCCGCATCTATAATACAACGGAGAGTAGCGACTGGACTTATGATGATGTATCCGCCAATGTTAATGCGACAGTGGAAGATAGAGACGAGAAGGGTATACATGGCGGATTCGCCCCTAATGGATTGGGTGATCTGAACGGAGACGGTTATCCCGATATTGCTATGCCCTGTGGATGGTATGAAAATCCTGCCGGGGAAGGAGATGACTGGAAACTTCACTCCTGGAATTTTACAGTGGGAGTCTATCCCAATGCCTACGGAACCAGTATGAGAAGCTGGATAACAGACATTGATTCCGACGGTGATAACGATGTGATCTATTCCGATTGTGATGTTATGAATTCAAATCTATGGGTAATCCTCAATCAGGGAGATACTTTCAAGCGGAAAAAACTTGAAGCACCTTCGGAAAAGAGGGCTTCTTATCATTCGCTGGCTGTATCAGATTTTAACCAGGATGGATTACCGGATATCTTTACAGGAGAACAGGAAGATGACAATCACCTTATGAAACCGGAAAGTGGGGTAGATGAAAGAGGTTTGCTATACATCCAGCAAGATGTGGAAGATGAGGAAAGGCCGAAATTTGAACTTCAGGTCATTCACGAAGGAAATCCTGGCTGGCATGATACCCAGGCTGGAGATGTAGATAAAGACGGAGATATCGACCTGGTGACCAAAATATGGAATGCCGATGAAGGAGTATACCATGCAGATTTTTGGGAAAACAAACTAAATTGATT
This portion of the Bacteroidales bacterium genome encodes:
- a CDS encoding VCBS repeat-containing protein, with product MKFITGSLLSLFIIFSCTSNTSNQDKKAVFGHHEISRPLPGESWGTGGFTLADYDQDGDMDITISRRSNQTVYWFEYQGPDNWKQHVVGKGDGDQLGATSLDIDGNGYPDLIMGRFWFKNPGNLEDNPDKEWKRFDYNGGLPEENHDIGAADFDQDGEKEVVCYSQDAGNGTLRIYNTTESSDWTYDDVSANVNATVEDRDEKGIHGGFAPNGLGDLNGDGYPDIAMPCGWYENPAGEGDDWKLHSWNFTVGVYPNAYGTSMRSWITDIDSDGDNDVIYSDCDVMNSNLWVILNQGDTFKRKKLEAPSEKRASYHSLAVSDFNQDGLPDIFTGEQEDDNHLMKPESGVDERGLLYIQQDVEDEERPKFELQVIHEGNPGWHDTQAGDVDKDGDIDLVTKIWNADEGVYHADFWENKLN